From Anopheles funestus chromosome 3RL, idAnoFuneDA-416_04, whole genome shotgun sequence, a single genomic window includes:
- the LOC125769147 gene encoding polyglutamylase complex subunit TTLL1 isoform X4 has translation MEGSKYQRKMRKGHERMKICFCTDLDKSVLISNFEKRGWVQVTADDDWNFYWAGTGTCRNIFSVDSGYRMHDNQLINHFPNHYELSRKDLLVKNIKRYRKDLERDGNPLAEKTEANIPGGSKYLYLDFIPITFVLPADYNMFVEEYRKNPQSTWIMKPCGKSQGAGIFLINKLSKLKRWSREAKTSFHPQIGKESYVISRYIENPLLIGGKKFDLRLYVLVTSFRPLKAYLFRLGFCRFCTVKYDTSVTELDNMYVHLTNVSVQKHGGEYNNHHGGKWSVQNLRLYLEGTRGKEVTDKLFGSITWLIVHSLKAVSSVMASDRHCFECYGYDIIIDNTLKPWLVEVNASPSLTSTTANDRILKYKLIDNILNIVLPPDGVPDVRWNKIPTPDMLGNFDLLIDEEIAAQDDNIQNSSNGKHRSNNNRWK, from the exons ATGGAGGGCAGCAAATATCAGCGAAAGATGCGAAAAG GTCATGAACGGATGAAGATTTGCTTCTGCACAGATCTCGACAAGTCAGTGCTCATAAGTAACTTCGAAAAACGGGGCTGGGTGCAAGTGACCGCGGATGACGACTGGAACTTCTATTGGGCCGGCACGGGCACTTGTCGAAACATATTTAGCGTTGACAGTGGATACCGGATGCACGATAACCAGCTAATTAACCACTTCCCGAACCATTATGAGCTGTCGCGAAAAGATTTGCTAGTGAAGAATATCAAGCGCTACCGCAAGGATCTCGAACGAGACGGAAATCCATTGGCGGaaaaaacggaagcaaacATTCCTGGAGGTTCAAAATATCTTTACCTAGATTTCATACCGATCACTTTCGTCTTGCCAGCTGATTATAACATGTTCGTGGAGGAGTACCGCAAAAATCCGCAAAGCACCTGGATTATGAAACCTTGCGGCAAGTCCCAAGGAGCAGGCATTTTCCTAATCAATAAACTATCCAAACTGAAACGCTGGTCAAGGGAAGCGAAAACATCATTTCATCCCCAAATCGGTAAAGAAAGCTATGTCATTTCAAG GTACATCGAGAATCCGCTGCTGATAGGTGGCAAAAAATTTGACCTACGCCTCTACGTTCTGGTAACATCGTTTCGTCCACTGAAAGCGTACCTGTTTCGTTTGGGGTTCTGTCGCTTTTGCACTGTAAAATATGATACAAGCGTTACGGAGCTGGACAACATGTACGTTCATCTTACAAATGTTAGTGTGCAGAAGCATGGA GGTGAATATAATAATCATCATGGCGGTAAGTGGAGTGTGCAAAATCTACGTCTCTATCTCGAGGGCACGCGTGGGAAGGAAGTAACGGATAAGTTATTTGGGTCCATCACTTGGCTTATAGTACACTCGTTAAAGGCAGTTTCAAGTGTTATGGCCAGTGATAGGCACTGCTTCGAATGCTACGGTTACGATATCATTATTGATAATACATTGAAACCGTGGCTGGTCGAGGTGAATGCTTCGCCGTCACTAACTTCGACTACGGCCAACGATCGAATACTCAAGTACAAGCTGATAGACAACATTCTCAACATTGTGCTACCGCCCGATGGAGTACCAGA TGTGCGTTGGAATAAAATTCCTACCCCGGATATGTTAGGAAACTTTGATTTGCTGATAGATGAAGAAATTGCAGCACAGGACGATAATATACAAAATAGCAGCAATGGTAAACATCGCTCTAACAATAATAGATGGAAATAA
- the LOC125769155 gene encoding uncharacterized protein CG13380: MNRNKQRNSKTSTVMQTNRKDPIFTEEDREAEAKRLAACICGRKNTTVQCLRCGHLCFGRKFRPCPSHPKVAFLYDIRSCSSCTGPTKDLEELPIDYETYRKLSRVVPKRFSV; encoded by the exons ATGAATCGAAACAAGCAGAGGAATTCTAAAACGTCTACAGTTATGCAGACCAATCGAAAAGATCCGATATTTACGGAGGAGGATCGTGAAGCCGAAGCCAAACGTTTAGCAGCGTGCATATGCGGTCGCAAAAATACGACCGTCCAGTGTTTGCGATGTGGTCATTTGTGTTTCGGCAGAAAATTCCGTCCGTGCCCATCACATCCTAAA GTAGCCTTTCTTTACGACATCCGATCCTGTTCATCGTGTACGGGACCGACGAAGGATCTGGAGGAGCTTCCCATCGACTATGAAACTTATCGGAAGCTGTCGCGAGTAGTTCCAAAGCGTTTCTCCGTTTAA
- the LOC125769152 gene encoding WW domain-binding protein 4 — MADYWKSNERKYCDFCKCWIADNKSSVQFHENGKRHQMNVQKRISEISHNSYKAQQEQNKIDADLKKMNDAAMKAYMLDISAGADISSRELYEKQKLEQVTENTDQIGPCAGPSASSSATSDCRRSKTKKGREADPLYMPGVDSDDDPESAKGKAMAKKRRLEEVAKIDNGSMWVEAENDEGFPYYWNVKTGESVWEAPKEGYMKKDEYENLSKIAWQKQKENAAIEAKYELENADEIAARLRRENMAQIFKHNRKIKEEIEKKVDHGREAATNAEIERSINPYGRWESVEVKKEQPIDLQLPAAPAPLYVPSVLPEKPEPKFKEKVIDHVPPETKATTSDTFTKKRKIQRQSRQRLDTD, encoded by the exons AT GGCGGATTACTGGAAATCTAACGAGCGAAAATATTGCGATTTTTGCAAGTGCTGGATAGCGGATAACAAATCC AGCGTACAATTTCACGAAAATGGGAAGCGACATCAGATGAACGTACAGAAGCGAATTTCTGAGATTAGCCATAATAGTTACAAAGCTCAACAAGAGCAAAACAAGATAGACGCAGATTTAAAGAAGATGAATGACGCGGCTATGAAAGCGTACATGCTAGATATCAGCGCGGGTGCCGACATTAGCTCGCGAGAGTTATACGAGAAGCAAAAGCTTGAACAAGTAACCGAAAATACCGATCAGATCGGGCCATGTGCTGGGCCGTCTGCAAGCAGCTCTGCGACATCTGATTGCAGACGATCGAAGACAAAAAAGGGTCGTGAAGCCGATCCGTTGTACATGCCAGGTGTTGATAGTGACGACGATCCAGAATCAGCCAAGGGAAAAGCGATGGCAAAGAAGCGACGGTTAGAGGAAGTTGCGAAAATAGACAATGGATCGATGTGGGTGGAAGCTGAAAATGATGAAGGGTTTCCTTACTATTGGAACGTGAAAACTGGGGAATCCGTTTGGGAAGCTCCAAAGGAAGGTTACATGAAAAAGGACGAATATGAAAATTTGTCTAAAATCGcatggcaaaaacaaaaggaaaatgctGCTATCGAGGCAAAGTACGAGTTAGAAAATGCGGACGAAATCGCCGCACGACTTCGACGCGAAAATATGGCTCAAATTTTCAAGCACAATAGAAAAATCAAAGAAGAAATCGAGAAAAAGGTGGATCACGGACGCGAAGCAGCTACCAATGCCGAAATTGAAAGGTCGATAAATCCGTACGGACGCTGGGAATCAGTCGAAGTCAA AAAAGAACAACCGATAGATTTACAACTACCAGCGGCACCAGCTCCTTTGTACGTTCCAAGTGTACTCCCAGAAAAACCCGAAcccaaatttaaagaaaaagtgatCGATCACGTACCACCAGAGACAAAAGCAACCACAAGCGACACATTtacaaagaaacgaaaaattcAACGACAATCCCGGCAACGTTTAGACACGGACTAA
- the LOC125769156 gene encoding cytochrome b-c1 complex subunit 8, which produces MGHGFGELAKVRGIVTHKISPFEQRAFANVISKGVPNTLRRIRSQIFIVAPPFVMGYMVYNYIENLHTQLNRKNPAEFENDS; this is translated from the exons ATGGGTCACGGATTCGGTGAGCTTGCAAAAGTACGAGGAATTGTCACGCACAAGATCTCCCCTTTCGAGCAACGCGCCTTTGCGAATGTGATCAGCAAGGGTGTACCAAATACGCTTCGACGAATTCGCTCGCAAATCTTCATCGTGGCTCCGc CATTCGTCATGGGATACATGGTTTACAACTACATTGAAAATTTGCACACCCAGCTGAATCGTAAGAATCCTGCCGAATTTGAGAACGATTCCTAA
- the LOC125769147 gene encoding polyglutamylase complex subunit TTLL1 isoform X2, with amino-acid sequence MSMEPKRVSTNLATMYGRLATGHERMKICFCTDLDKSVLISNFEKRGWVQVTADDDWNFYWAGTGTCRNIFSVDSGYRMHDNQLINHFPNHYELSRKDLLVKNIKRYRKDLERDGNPLAEKTEANIPGGSKYLYLDFIPITFVLPADYNMFVEEYRKNPQSTWIMKPCGKSQGAGIFLINKLSKLKRWSREAKTSFHPQIGKESYVISRYIENPLLIGGKKFDLRLYVLVTSFRPLKAYLFRLGFCRFCTVKYDTSVTELDNMYVHLTNVSVQKHGGEYNNHHGGKWSVQNLRLYLEGTRGKEVTDKLFGSITWLIVHSLKAVSSVMASDRHCFECYGYDIIIDNTLKPWLVEVNASPSLTSTTANDRILKYKLIDNILNIVLPPDGVPDVRWNKIPTPDMLGNFDLLIDEEIAAQDDNIQNSSNGKHRSNNNRWK; translated from the exons ATGTCGATGGAACCGAAAAGAGTATCAACGAACCTTGCCACCATGTATGGCAG ACTTGCCACAGGTCATGAACGGATGAAGATTTGCTTCTGCACAGATCTCGACAAGTCAGTGCTCATAAGTAACTTCGAAAAACGGGGCTGGGTGCAAGTGACCGCGGATGACGACTGGAACTTCTATTGGGCCGGCACGGGCACTTGTCGAAACATATTTAGCGTTGACAGTGGATACCGGATGCACGATAACCAGCTAATTAACCACTTCCCGAACCATTATGAGCTGTCGCGAAAAGATTTGCTAGTGAAGAATATCAAGCGCTACCGCAAGGATCTCGAACGAGACGGAAATCCATTGGCGGaaaaaacggaagcaaacATTCCTGGAGGTTCAAAATATCTTTACCTAGATTTCATACCGATCACTTTCGTCTTGCCAGCTGATTATAACATGTTCGTGGAGGAGTACCGCAAAAATCCGCAAAGCACCTGGATTATGAAACCTTGCGGCAAGTCCCAAGGAGCAGGCATTTTCCTAATCAATAAACTATCCAAACTGAAACGCTGGTCAAGGGAAGCGAAAACATCATTTCATCCCCAAATCGGTAAAGAAAGCTATGTCATTTCAAG GTACATCGAGAATCCGCTGCTGATAGGTGGCAAAAAATTTGACCTACGCCTCTACGTTCTGGTAACATCGTTTCGTCCACTGAAAGCGTACCTGTTTCGTTTGGGGTTCTGTCGCTTTTGCACTGTAAAATATGATACAAGCGTTACGGAGCTGGACAACATGTACGTTCATCTTACAAATGTTAGTGTGCAGAAGCATGGA GGTGAATATAATAATCATCATGGCGGTAAGTGGAGTGTGCAAAATCTACGTCTCTATCTCGAGGGCACGCGTGGGAAGGAAGTAACGGATAAGTTATTTGGGTCCATCACTTGGCTTATAGTACACTCGTTAAAGGCAGTTTCAAGTGTTATGGCCAGTGATAGGCACTGCTTCGAATGCTACGGTTACGATATCATTATTGATAATACATTGAAACCGTGGCTGGTCGAGGTGAATGCTTCGCCGTCACTAACTTCGACTACGGCCAACGATCGAATACTCAAGTACAAGCTGATAGACAACATTCTCAACATTGTGCTACCGCCCGATGGAGTACCAGA TGTGCGTTGGAATAAAATTCCTACCCCGGATATGTTAGGAAACTTTGATTTGCTGATAGATGAAGAAATTGCAGCACAGGACGATAATATACAAAATAGCAGCAATGGTAAACATCGCTCTAACAATAATAGATGGAAATAA
- the LOC125769154 gene encoding probable 39S ribosomal protein L23, mitochondrial produces MSTRWYPIYQRGNPQLRVFLPNFWLKLLRPEHKQPPNVVQFACSMEMTRHDVKNYLEKIYKVPVVNVRTRIALGNTKRDLVLGYITKEEDTKLAYVTLPNNMKFEFPDIFPTDAKQKIEDDKKSLEDAKKNHKKFLDKNKDRPGTPGWFSI; encoded by the exons ATGTCGACACGATGGTATCCAATTTACCAACGCGGTAACCCACAATTGCGAGTGTTTTTGCCCAACTTCTGGTTGAAGCTTTTGCGACCGGAACACAAACAGCCCCCCAACGTCGTGCAGTTCGCATGTTCCATGGAAATGACCCGGCACGATGTGAAAAACTATCTAGAAAAGATATACAAAGTTCCCGTCGTTAACGTCCGTACACGCATTGCTTTGGGTAACACCAAGCGAGACCTGGTTCTGGGATACATTACGAAGGAAGAGGATACCAAACTTGCCTATGTCACTCTG CCAAATAATATGAAATTTGAGTTTCCGGACATCTTTCCAACAGACGCGAAGCAAAAAATTGAGGATGATAAGAAATCCCTCGAGGATGCgaagaaaaatcacaaaaagtTTCTCGATAAGAACAAAGACCGGCCCGGTACACCTGGTTGGTTTTCCATTTGA
- the LOC125769147 gene encoding polyglutamylase complex subunit TTLL1 isoform X3, with translation MRCRWNRKEYQRTLPPCMAGHERMKICFCTDLDKSVLISNFEKRGWVQVTADDDWNFYWAGTGTCRNIFSVDSGYRMHDNQLINHFPNHYELSRKDLLVKNIKRYRKDLERDGNPLAEKTEANIPGGSKYLYLDFIPITFVLPADYNMFVEEYRKNPQSTWIMKPCGKSQGAGIFLINKLSKLKRWSREAKTSFHPQIGKESYVISRYIENPLLIGGKKFDLRLYVLVTSFRPLKAYLFRLGFCRFCTVKYDTSVTELDNMYVHLTNVSVQKHGGEYNNHHGGKWSVQNLRLYLEGTRGKEVTDKLFGSITWLIVHSLKAVSSVMASDRHCFECYGYDIIIDNTLKPWLVEVNASPSLTSTTANDRILKYKLIDNILNIVLPPDGVPDVRWNKIPTPDMLGNFDLLIDEEIAAQDDNIQNSSNGKHRSNNNRWK, from the exons ATGAGATGTCGATGGAACCGAAAAGAGTATCAACGAACCTTGCCACCATGTATGGCAG GTCATGAACGGATGAAGATTTGCTTCTGCACAGATCTCGACAAGTCAGTGCTCATAAGTAACTTCGAAAAACGGGGCTGGGTGCAAGTGACCGCGGATGACGACTGGAACTTCTATTGGGCCGGCACGGGCACTTGTCGAAACATATTTAGCGTTGACAGTGGATACCGGATGCACGATAACCAGCTAATTAACCACTTCCCGAACCATTATGAGCTGTCGCGAAAAGATTTGCTAGTGAAGAATATCAAGCGCTACCGCAAGGATCTCGAACGAGACGGAAATCCATTGGCGGaaaaaacggaagcaaacATTCCTGGAGGTTCAAAATATCTTTACCTAGATTTCATACCGATCACTTTCGTCTTGCCAGCTGATTATAACATGTTCGTGGAGGAGTACCGCAAAAATCCGCAAAGCACCTGGATTATGAAACCTTGCGGCAAGTCCCAAGGAGCAGGCATTTTCCTAATCAATAAACTATCCAAACTGAAACGCTGGTCAAGGGAAGCGAAAACATCATTTCATCCCCAAATCGGTAAAGAAAGCTATGTCATTTCAAG GTACATCGAGAATCCGCTGCTGATAGGTGGCAAAAAATTTGACCTACGCCTCTACGTTCTGGTAACATCGTTTCGTCCACTGAAAGCGTACCTGTTTCGTTTGGGGTTCTGTCGCTTTTGCACTGTAAAATATGATACAAGCGTTACGGAGCTGGACAACATGTACGTTCATCTTACAAATGTTAGTGTGCAGAAGCATGGA GGTGAATATAATAATCATCATGGCGGTAAGTGGAGTGTGCAAAATCTACGTCTCTATCTCGAGGGCACGCGTGGGAAGGAAGTAACGGATAAGTTATTTGGGTCCATCACTTGGCTTATAGTACACTCGTTAAAGGCAGTTTCAAGTGTTATGGCCAGTGATAGGCACTGCTTCGAATGCTACGGTTACGATATCATTATTGATAATACATTGAAACCGTGGCTGGTCGAGGTGAATGCTTCGCCGTCACTAACTTCGACTACGGCCAACGATCGAATACTCAAGTACAAGCTGATAGACAACATTCTCAACATTGTGCTACCGCCCGATGGAGTACCAGA TGTGCGTTGGAATAAAATTCCTACCCCGGATATGTTAGGAAACTTTGATTTGCTGATAGATGAAGAAATTGCAGCACAGGACGATAATATACAAAATAGCAGCAATGGTAAACATCGCTCTAACAATAATAGATGGAAATAA
- the LOC125769147 gene encoding polyglutamylase complex subunit TTLL1 isoform X1 has protein sequence MKSRWRAANISERCEKVCVNCLYYTRFVFFLLFFFWSFHWIRSLTYARLATGHERMKICFCTDLDKSVLISNFEKRGWVQVTADDDWNFYWAGTGTCRNIFSVDSGYRMHDNQLINHFPNHYELSRKDLLVKNIKRYRKDLERDGNPLAEKTEANIPGGSKYLYLDFIPITFVLPADYNMFVEEYRKNPQSTWIMKPCGKSQGAGIFLINKLSKLKRWSREAKTSFHPQIGKESYVISRYIENPLLIGGKKFDLRLYVLVTSFRPLKAYLFRLGFCRFCTVKYDTSVTELDNMYVHLTNVSVQKHGGEYNNHHGGKWSVQNLRLYLEGTRGKEVTDKLFGSITWLIVHSLKAVSSVMASDRHCFECYGYDIIIDNTLKPWLVEVNASPSLTSTTANDRILKYKLIDNILNIVLPPDGVPDVRWNKIPTPDMLGNFDLLIDEEIAAQDDNIQNSSNGKHRSNNNRWK, from the exons ATGAAGAGTAGATGGAGGGCAGCAAATATCAGCGAAAGATGCGAAAAGGTCTGTGTAAACTGTTTGTACTAtactagatttgttttttttttgctgttttttttttggtcatttCATTGGATACGATCGCTAACATATGCCAGACTTGCCACAGGTCATGAACGGATGAAGATTTGCTTCTGCACAGATCTCGACAAGTCAGTGCTCATAAGTAACTTCGAAAAACGGGGCTGGGTGCAAGTGACCGCGGATGACGACTGGAACTTCTATTGGGCCGGCACGGGCACTTGTCGAAACATATTTAGCGTTGACAGTGGATACCGGATGCACGATAACCAGCTAATTAACCACTTCCCGAACCATTATGAGCTGTCGCGAAAAGATTTGCTAGTGAAGAATATCAAGCGCTACCGCAAGGATCTCGAACGAGACGGAAATCCATTGGCGGaaaaaacggaagcaaacATTCCTGGAGGTTCAAAATATCTTTACCTAGATTTCATACCGATCACTTTCGTCTTGCCAGCTGATTATAACATGTTCGTGGAGGAGTACCGCAAAAATCCGCAAAGCACCTGGATTATGAAACCTTGCGGCAAGTCCCAAGGAGCAGGCATTTTCCTAATCAATAAACTATCCAAACTGAAACGCTGGTCAAGGGAAGCGAAAACATCATTTCATCCCCAAATCGGTAAAGAAAGCTATGTCATTTCAAG GTACATCGAGAATCCGCTGCTGATAGGTGGCAAAAAATTTGACCTACGCCTCTACGTTCTGGTAACATCGTTTCGTCCACTGAAAGCGTACCTGTTTCGTTTGGGGTTCTGTCGCTTTTGCACTGTAAAATATGATACAAGCGTTACGGAGCTGGACAACATGTACGTTCATCTTACAAATGTTAGTGTGCAGAAGCATGGA GGTGAATATAATAATCATCATGGCGGTAAGTGGAGTGTGCAAAATCTACGTCTCTATCTCGAGGGCACGCGTGGGAAGGAAGTAACGGATAAGTTATTTGGGTCCATCACTTGGCTTATAGTACACTCGTTAAAGGCAGTTTCAAGTGTTATGGCCAGTGATAGGCACTGCTTCGAATGCTACGGTTACGATATCATTATTGATAATACATTGAAACCGTGGCTGGTCGAGGTGAATGCTTCGCCGTCACTAACTTCGACTACGGCCAACGATCGAATACTCAAGTACAAGCTGATAGACAACATTCTCAACATTGTGCTACCGCCCGATGGAGTACCAGA TGTGCGTTGGAATAAAATTCCTACCCCGGATATGTTAGGAAACTTTGATTTGCTGATAGATGAAGAAATTGCAGCACAGGACGATAATATACAAAATAGCAGCAATGGTAAACATCGCTCTAACAATAATAGATGGAAATAA